The genomic stretch GCGGCTGCCCAAGTGGTCGACCCGGAAATCCCTGTGCTGACGATTGCCGATCTCGGCGTGCTCAGGGACGTCGCGGTCAGCGACGGCCATGTCGAGGTCGCGATCACGCCGACCTATTCCGGCTGCCCGGCGATGAACATGATCGCGCTGGAGATCGAACTGGCGCTGGAACGCGAAGGCTTTCGCAAGCCGAACATCCGCACCGTGCTGTCGCCGGCTTGGACCACCGACTGGATGAGCGACGATGGCCGCCGCAAGCTCAGGGAATACGGCATCGCACCGCCGCAGGCTGGCAGCGGCCGCCGCGCGCTGTTCGGCGAACAGCGGGTGGCGTGCCCGCAATGCGGATCTGTCGATACCGAAGTGCTGTCCGAGTTCGGCTCGACCTCCTGCAAGGCGCTGTGGCGCTGCAAGAACTGCCGCGAACCCTTCGACTATTTCAAGTGTCACTGAGATGATCCGTCATTGCGAGCGAAGCGAAGCAATCCATCGAGCCACAAAGGAAGTGTGGATTGCTTCGTCGCTTCGCTCCTCGCAATGACGGGGGGAGTTTATTGATGTCGCTAGCCCCGCGTTTTCACCGCCTTTCCGTCAACGACCTGCGCCGCGAAGCGCCGGATGCGGTGTCGCTGACATTTGCGATTCCCAGAGAGCTGGCCGACGATTACAGCTTCGCGCCGGGCCAATATCTGACCCTGCGCATGACGATGGACGGCGAGGAGGTGCGCCGGTCCTATTCGATCTGCTCCGGCCCCGATGATGGTGAATTGCGGATCGCCGTGAAGAAGGTCGACGGCGGGGCGTTCTCGAGCTGGGCTGCGGATGAATTGAAGGCCGGCGACGAGCTCGACGTGATGACGCCGACCGGCCGCTTCGGCGTCGCGCATGCGCCCGATTCCGCGCGGGTCTATGTCGGATTTGCCGCGGGCTCGGGCATCACGCCGATCCTGTCGATCGTGAAGGGCGTGCTGACGCGCGAGCCGAACAGCCGCTTCTTCCTGTTCTACGGCAACCGCTCGACCTCGGGCATGCTGTTCCTCGAAGAACTGGAAGAGCTGAAAGACCGTTTCATGCAGCGCTTCTCGCTGTTCCATGTCATCTCGGGCGAAGAGCAGGACATTCCGATCCTGCACGGCCGGCTCGATGGCGACAAGGTGAGGGTGCTGCTGCGTTCGCTGGTGCCGGCGCCCAGCGTCGACCACGTCTTCATCTGCGGGCCATCAGGCATGAGCGAGGACATCGAGACCACCTGCCGCGCGATCGGCATTGCCGATGACAAAATTCACGTCGAGCGCTTTGTCTCTGAATTCGGCGGCAAGCCGCGCGCGAAGAAAGTCGTTTCGGCGAGCGCGCCGCCGAAGGCAACGGCTTCGCTGATCATCGACGGCAAGCGCCGTGAAATCCCGGTCGCCGAGGATGAATCGATCCTCGATGCGGCGCTGCGCGCCGGCATGGATCTGCCGTTCGCCTGCAAGGGCGGCATGTGTTCGACCTGCCGCGCCAAGCTGGTCGAGGGCGAAGCGCAGATGGAAGTGAACTATTCGCTGGAACCGTGGGAGCTGAAGGCGGGATTTATTCTCGCCTGCCAGGCGCGGCCATGCTCGGACAAGGTCGTGGTCGATTACGACCATGTTTGATTGTCATTCGGGGGCGCGTCGTAGACGCGAACCCGGAATCTCGAGATTCCGGGTCTGGTCCTTCGGACCATCCCGGAATGACGGAAGTGGACAGCGTTGACAGCTCGGGTGCTGCGCTCAACACTAACGGCAGAGAGGCCTGACTATACGGGCCCGGCAACAGGGAGTTCGAAGTGAACGTCAAGGCTACGCTTTCGCCGCAAGATCTCGCGCGCGCCTGCGCGGACGCGATGTGGAAGGAGGATGACGCCAGTCAGGGCCTCGGCATGGAGATTGTCGAGATCAAGCCCGGGCAGGCGACGCTTTCCATGACCGTGAGGCCGAACATGGTCAACGGTCAGCGCATCGCCCATGGCGGCTTCATCTTCACGCTGGCGGATTCCGCCTTCGCCTTTGCCTGCAACACCCATAACGACCGCGTCGTCGCCGCGGAGGGTAACATCACCTTCATCCGGCCGGGCAAGCTCGGCGACCTGCTGGTCGCGACCGCGCGCGAAATCTCGCGCAGCGGGCGATCCGGAATCTACGACGTGCGCGTCACCGCGAACGACATTGTGATTGCCGAGTTTCGCGGCCATTCGCGCAGCATCGGCGGCACCTGGTTGCCGGCGGCGGATACCGAGACCAAACAAAAATAGATTTTAGGGAAACGCGCCATGGCCATGACGAAACTCAAATCCAGCAGAAGCGGCTACCGCGCCGAAATGGACGACGCCGAGCGCGCCTCGCGCGACGAGATCATGGCGTTGCAGACCAAACGCCTCGCCTGGTCGCTGGCGTATGCCTACGACAACGTCGCGCATTACAAAAAATCGTTCGACAAGGCCGGCGTGCATCCGTCCGATTTCAAGCAGCTGTCGGATTTGGCCAAATTTCCATTCACGGTCAAAACCGATTTGCGCGACAATTATCCGTTCTACATGTTCGCGGTGCCGCGCGAAAAACTCGTGCGCGTCCACGCGTCTTCCGGCACCACCGGCAAGCCGATCGTGGTCGGCTACACCAGGGGCGATATCGACACCTGGTCGGATGTGATGGCGCGATCGATCCGCGCCGCCGGCGGCCGCTCCGGCATGATCATGCATAACGCCTATGGCTATGGCTTGTTCACCGGTGGCCTGGGTGCCCATTATGGCGCCGAAAAACTCGGCTGCACCGTTGTGCCGGTTTCCGGCGGCATGACCGAGCGGCAGGTGCAGCTGATCAACGATTTCAAGCCCGACATCATCACGGTGACGCCGAGCTACATGCTGGCGATCCTTGACGAGTTCAAAAAGCAGGGCCTCGACCCGCGCAAATGCTCGCTCAAATATGGCATCTTCGGCGCCGAGCCCTGGACCAACGCGATGCGCGCCGAGATCGAGCATGCCTTCGACATGGACGCGACCGACATCTATGGCCTCTCCGAGGTAATCGGCCCCGGCGTCGCGCAGGAATGCGTGGAGACCAAGGACGGCCTGCACATCTGGGAGGATCATTTCTATCCCGAGGTGATCGATCCCGAGACCGGCGTGGTGCTGCCCGACGGCGAGAAGGGCGAGCTGGTGTTCACCTCGCTGACCAAGGAAGGTTTTCCGATCATCCGCTATCGCACCCGCGACCTGACGCGGCTGCTGCCGGGCACGGCGCGGCCGGGTATGCGGCGGATGGAGAAGGTCACGGGACGGTCGGACGACATGATCATCCTGCGCGGCGTCAACGTGTTCCCGACCCAGATCGAGGAGGCGCTGCTGGCCACCGACTGGTGCGGCGGCCATTTCGTCATCGAGCTGACGCGCGAAGGGCGAATGGACGAAATGACGGTGCTGGCGGAAGCGCGTTCCGAGAGCTGGGACGGCAGCGGTCTGGCCGGGCAGGCCGAAAAGGTCGCGGTCTTCATCAAGAACACGATTGGCGTCACCGCGCGCATCAAGGCGGTGGCGCCCGACACGCTGGAACGTTCGCTCGGCAAGGCGAAACGGGTTTACGACAAGCGGCCGAAAGGGTAACTCCTGCCTCTCGAGTCAGACGAGACAGCGGGAATATCCTTGATGCCGGTTGCCGAAAAGCCAAATGCGCCACCTGTTGCGATCGAGGCGCGTTGCGTCCGGCTGTCGGCGAGGGCGGACAATGCCGCTTCGCTGGCGCCGGGGGTCGAGACCCGCGCTTTGTCGCGCGGCGCCGATGAGCTGCTGATCGAGGTCAAGGCGGCGGCGGTCAATCCGTCGGACGTCAAGGCCGCCACCGGGTTGATGGCCTATGCGGTATTTCCCCGGACGCCGGGCCGCGACTATGCGGGGGTCGTGGTCGACGGCCCGGCGGGCTGGGTCGGGCGCGAAGTGTTCGGCTCCTCCGGCGATCTCGGCATCCGCCGCGACGGCACCCATGCGACGTATCTCGTGGTCGAAGCCGATGCGGTGGTCGAAAAGCCTGCGGGTCTATCGTGGGAGCAGGCCGCGGGCATCGGCGTTCCCTTCGTCACCGCCATGGAAGGCCTGCGCCGCGCCGGCGTTCCGAAGCCGGGCGAGACCGTGCTGGTCATGGGCGTCAACGGCAAGGTCGGTCAGGCGGCGGTGCAGATCGCGAGCTGGCACGGCGCGCGCGTGATCGGCGTGGTGCGCAGAAACGAGCCCTATGAAGGCCACACGAATTCCAAGGTCGACGTCATCGATGCCTCGGCGACGGATGTCGCGACGCGGGTCCGTGAACTCACCGGCGGCAAGGGCGCCGATATCGTGTTCAATACTGTCGGCGATCCCTATTTCCAGGCCGCGCATCAATCGCTCGCCTTGCGCGGACGCCAGATACTGATCGCCGCGGTCGACCGCATCGTGCAGTTCAACATTCTGGAATTCTATCGCGGCCAGCACACCTATGTCGGCATCGACACGCTCGGCCTGTCGTCGATCGCGACCGGCGCGGTGCTGCGCGAGCTCGGCCCCGGCTTCGCTGGCGGGCATCTGAAACCGTTTCCGATCAAGCCGGCCGCGATCTATCCTCTGGAGCAGGCCAAGGCAGCGTTCATCGCAGTCGCGGGCTCGTCGCGCGACCGCGTCATCCTGCGGCCGTAGTAGATTAGCCGTCATTGCGAGCGAAGCGAAGCAATCCATCTCGCCAAGAAAAGAAAGAATGGATTGCTTCGTCGCTTCGCTCCTCGCAATGACGGAAAGGATTGAGGGAACACGCCCATGGACTCCGCCGCCAACATCGTCGTCCTTGCCGGCCTCGTCATCGGTCTGATCTATGGCGCGGTTGGGCTGCTCTCGGGCTTTTGCATGATGAGCAGCCTGCGCGGCCTGTGGGCGGAGGGCGACGGCCGACTGGTCCGCACCTACGCGCTGGCGATCGGGGTTGCGATTGCGGCCTCGCAGCTTCTCGCGGCACGCGGTCTGGTCGATCTCGGCAAGTCGATCTATCTGCAGCCGTCATTCTCGGCGCCGGTTATGTTCCTCGGCGGGCTATTGTTCGGCTACGGCATGGTGATGTCGAACGGCTGCGGCTCGCGGGCGCTGGTGCTGCTCGGCCGCGGCAATCTGCGTTCCTTCGTCGTGGTGATCGTGCTCGGCATTTTCGCGGAGATGACGCTGAAGGGTCTGATCGCGCCGGCGCGCATCGCGATGGTGCAGGCGTCGCAGGCGACGGCGAAGCTGACCTCGGTGCCGGCGTTGCTGTCCGCCGCCGGGCTCGGCGAGATCCCCTCGCGCATGATCGCCGCTTCGGTCCTGGGCGCGGCGCTGATCATCTTTGCTTTCGCGCATGAGCCGTTCCGGAAATCATGGGGCCAGATCGCCGCCGGCCTTATCGTCGGCGTTCTCGTCGCCGCCGGCTGGTACGCGACCGGCTATCTCGGCGCCGACGATTTCAATCCGACGCCGGTGACTTCGCTCACCTTCATCGCGCCGATCGCGGACGCGCTGCAATATGTCATGCTGTCGACGGGATCGACGCTGAATTTCGGCATCGTCACGGTGTTCGGCGTGTTTGCCGGCAGTCTGGCGACGGCACTGGCCACCGGCCGCTTTCATCTCGAAGGCTATCAATCGCCGCGTCATATGCTGCGCTCCGCCGGCGGCGCGGCGCTGATGGGCGCCGGCGGCGTCATGGCGCTCGGCTGCTCGATCGGGCAGGGGCTGACGGGGCTCTCGACGCTGTCGCTGGCGTCATTCGTTGCGGTCGCCGGAATTTTGGCGGGCACTGCCATTGGCCTGCGCGGCGCGCTCCGCGTCCGGCCGCTGGCCGCGGCCTAGCTAGATTTCTTCTCCCTCGCCCCGCTCTTCGCGGGGAGAGGTGAAGAGCCAGGCCCGCCCAATTGTTGGTCAATCCGCAGCCTTGGTCACGATACGCACCTCCGACGTCAGGGTGCGATGCACCGGGCACTTGTCGGCGATCTCCATCAGCCGTTGGCGTTGATCGGCGTCGAGCGCGCCCTCGATCGTGATCACGCGGTCGATCTGGTCGAGCATCCCCACCTTGGTTTCGCATTCGGCGCAATCTTCCGCATGGATCTTGCTGTGCTGGAGCGTCACCGTGACGCGCTCGAGCGGCAGCGATTTGCGGTCGGCATACATCCGCATGGTCATCGAGGTGCAGGCGCCGAGGCCCGCGAGCACGAAATCATACGGCCCGGGGCCGCTATCCTGACCACCGGCGGCTGTGGGTTCGTCGGCCAGCATCTGGTGCGGCCCCATGCTGACGGTTTGCTGGAACTTGCTGGCGCGGGTCTCGCGCACCACGACATGGCGCGGCGCTTCGCCCGGATCGGCGGTCGGTTCCGCGGCAGCGACGTCGATGTAGCGTTCGGACCAGGCGGTGATGACACCGGCGACATAGGCGGCATCGCGCTTGCCGCTTAGCAGATGATCCGCGCCCGCCAGTGAGACAAAACTCTTGGGATGTTTTGCTGCGACGAAGATCTGCGTGGCATTGTCGATCCCGACGGTATCGTCGGTCGGCGAATGCATGATCAGCAGCGCCTTGTGCAGTTTCGCGACATGCGCCATCAGGCCGTGCTCGGCGATGTCGTCGAGGAATTCGCGCTTGATGCGGAACGGCCGGCCGGCGAGTGCGACTTCGACCTCGCCGTGCTTGCGGATGTCCTCGATGCGATCTTTGAAAAAATTGGTGACATGCGCGGGATCGGAGGGGGCTGCGATCGTGACCACCGCCCTGGCTTCCGGAACTTGTCCAGCCGCGGCCAGGATCGCGGCGCCGCCGAGGCTGTGCCCGATCAGGATCGTCGGCGCCTGCCGGGTCTCGCGCAAATGATCGGCGGCGCGGACGAGGTCGGCGACGTTGGAGGAGAAGGTCGAATTGGCGAAATCGCCTTCGCTGGAGCCAAGGCCGGTGAAATCGAACCGCAGCACCGCTATTCCCTTGGCCGCCAGCGCGGTCGCGATCCGCTTCGCCGCCAGCACGTCCTTGCCGCAGGTGAAGCAATGCGCGAACAGCGCGTAGGCGGTAGGCTTGCGCTCAGGCAGATCGAGTGCCGCGGCGAGTTGATGGCCGCCTTCGCCGGTGAATTGGAAACGTTCAGTTGGCACGGTGTTCTCTCCAGGGTGTTGGTCTTCACCTCTCCCAATGGGAGAGGTGTTGCTGAACTCAAGCGTCGCACTCAATCCCCGGAATATCGCTCTTCCTTCCAGGGATCGCCGCGGTTGTGATAGCCGCGCACTTCCCAATAGCCCAGCGCGTCCTCGCTAAGGAATTCGATGCTCTGCAGCCATTTGGCGCTCTTCCAGAAATAGAGATGCGGCACGACCAGGCGCACCGGGCCGCCGTGCTCCTGCTCCAGCGGCTGGCCCGACCAGCTATGCGCGAGCAGGGCGTCCTCGGCGGCAAAATCTTCCAGCGAAAGATTGGTGATGTAGCCGTCATGGGAATGCAGCACCACGAAGCGTGCCTCGTCGCGGGGCTGGCAGGCCATCAGCAGATCGCGCGTGGCGAGGCCTTCCCATTGATTGTCGTAGCGCGACCAGGTCGTGACGCAGTGGATGTCGGACAGGAATTTCGTCTGGGGCTGCGCCGTGAACTGATTAAAATCCCAGAAGATCGGCTGTTCGACCACGCCGTAAACGTCGAGCCGCCAGCGCTCGCGCGAGATGTTCGGCGTCAAGCCGAGATCGAGCGTCGGCCAATCCTTCGTTAGATGCTGTCCGGGCGGCAGGCGCTGGTCTTCGGGACGCGAGATCTTTCCGGTGAGGAAGCGTCCCTCGCGCGCCCAGCGTTCCTTGCTGCGCGTCAGCTTGCTCTCGGGCGGCGGCTCGTTGTCGTCGGTCATGCCGGGACCAGTCATTCGTGGCGATGCATCGCCGATTCATGTTTGGTATCGCGCATCGTTGCATAGATCAGCAGCGACAGAAAGATCATGCCAGAGCGGTAGTAATAGAACCAGTCCTCATGGCCGAGGCTCTTGAAGTACAGCGCGACCGCGGGCGCGGTGCCGCCGAACAGCGACACCGTGATCGCAAAGGGCAGGCCGACGCCGAGCGCGCGGACATTGGTCGGAAACAATTCGGCCTTCACGATGGCGTTGATCGAGGTATAGCCGGCGACGAAGATCCAGGCGGCGCAAATCAGCAGAAAGGCCATGAAGGGCGACTTGGTCTCCTTCAAGGTGGTCAGGATCGGGATTGTCGACAATGTGCCGGCGACGCCGAAGAAGATCAGCAGCGGCTTGCGGCCGATGCGGTCCGACAGCGCGCCGTAGAGCGGCTGCAGGATGGTCGCGAAGATCAGCGAGCCGAA from Bradyrhizobium sp. Ash2021 encodes the following:
- the paaD gene encoding 1,2-phenylacetyl-CoA epoxidase subunit PaaD, translating into MVAAVLSDADLRQRAWNAAAQVVDPEIPVLTIADLGVLRDVAVSDGHVEVAITPTYSGCPAMNMIALEIELALEREGFRKPNIRTVLSPAWTTDWMSDDGRRKLREYGIAPPQAGSGRRALFGEQRVACPQCGSVDTEVLSEFGSTSCKALWRCKNCREPFDYFKCH
- the paaE gene encoding 1,2-phenylacetyl-CoA epoxidase subunit PaaE, which codes for MSLAPRFHRLSVNDLRREAPDAVSLTFAIPRELADDYSFAPGQYLTLRMTMDGEEVRRSYSICSGPDDGELRIAVKKVDGGAFSSWAADELKAGDELDVMTPTGRFGVAHAPDSARVYVGFAAGSGITPILSIVKGVLTREPNSRFFLFYGNRSTSGMLFLEELEELKDRFMQRFSLFHVISGEEQDIPILHGRLDGDKVRVLLRSLVPAPSVDHVFICGPSGMSEDIETTCRAIGIADDKIHVERFVSEFGGKPRAKKVVSASAPPKATASLIIDGKRREIPVAEDESILDAALRAGMDLPFACKGGMCSTCRAKLVEGEAQMEVNYSLEPWELKAGFILACQARPCSDKVVVDYDHV
- the paaI gene encoding hydroxyphenylacetyl-CoA thioesterase PaaI gives rise to the protein MNVKATLSPQDLARACADAMWKEDDASQGLGMEIVEIKPGQATLSMTVRPNMVNGQRIAHGGFIFTLADSAFAFACNTHNDRVVAAEGNITFIRPGKLGDLLVATAREISRSGRSGIYDVRVTANDIVIAEFRGHSRSIGGTWLPAADTETKQK
- the paaK gene encoding phenylacetate--CoA ligase PaaK, whose translation is MAMTKLKSSRSGYRAEMDDAERASRDEIMALQTKRLAWSLAYAYDNVAHYKKSFDKAGVHPSDFKQLSDLAKFPFTVKTDLRDNYPFYMFAVPREKLVRVHASSGTTGKPIVVGYTRGDIDTWSDVMARSIRAAGGRSGMIMHNAYGYGLFTGGLGAHYGAEKLGCTVVPVSGGMTERQVQLINDFKPDIITVTPSYMLAILDEFKKQGLDPRKCSLKYGIFGAEPWTNAMRAEIEHAFDMDATDIYGLSEVIGPGVAQECVETKDGLHIWEDHFYPEVIDPETGVVLPDGEKGELVFTSLTKEGFPIIRYRTRDLTRLLPGTARPGMRRMEKVTGRSDDMIILRGVNVFPTQIEEALLATDWCGGHFVIELTREGRMDEMTVLAEARSESWDGSGLAGQAEKVAVFIKNTIGVTARIKAVAPDTLERSLGKAKRVYDKRPKG
- a CDS encoding zinc-binding alcohol dehydrogenase family protein — encoded protein: MPVAEKPNAPPVAIEARCVRLSARADNAASLAPGVETRALSRGADELLIEVKAAAVNPSDVKAATGLMAYAVFPRTPGRDYAGVVVDGPAGWVGREVFGSSGDLGIRRDGTHATYLVVEADAVVEKPAGLSWEQAAGIGVPFVTAMEGLRRAGVPKPGETVLVMGVNGKVGQAAVQIASWHGARVIGVVRRNEPYEGHTNSKVDVIDASATDVATRVRELTGGKGADIVFNTVGDPYFQAAHQSLALRGRQILIAAVDRIVQFNILEFYRGQHTYVGIDTLGLSSIATGAVLRELGPGFAGGHLKPFPIKPAAIYPLEQAKAAFIAVAGSSRDRVILRP
- a CDS encoding YeeE/YedE family protein, with the protein product MDSAANIVVLAGLVIGLIYGAVGLLSGFCMMSSLRGLWAEGDGRLVRTYALAIGVAIAASQLLAARGLVDLGKSIYLQPSFSAPVMFLGGLLFGYGMVMSNGCGSRALVLLGRGNLRSFVVVIVLGIFAEMTLKGLIAPARIAMVQASQATAKLTSVPALLSAAGLGEIPSRMIAASVLGAALIIFAFAHEPFRKSWGQIAAGLIVGVLVAAGWYATGYLGADDFNPTPVTSLTFIAPIADALQYVMLSTGSTLNFGIVTVFGVFAGSLATALATGRFHLEGYQSPRHMLRSAGGAALMGAGGVMALGCSIGQGLTGLSTLSLASFVAVAGILAGTAIGLRGALRVRPLAAA
- a CDS encoding bifunctional alpha/beta hydrolase/OsmC family protein, producing MPTERFQFTGEGGHQLAAALDLPERKPTAYALFAHCFTCGKDVLAAKRIATALAAKGIAVLRFDFTGLGSSEGDFANSTFSSNVADLVRAADHLRETRQAPTILIGHSLGGAAILAAAGQVPEARAVVTIAAPSDPAHVTNFFKDRIEDIRKHGEVEVALAGRPFRIKREFLDDIAEHGLMAHVAKLHKALLIMHSPTDDTVGIDNATQIFVAAKHPKSFVSLAGADHLLSGKRDAAYVAGVITAWSERYIDVAAAEPTADPGEAPRHVVVRETRASKFQQTVSMGPHQMLADEPTAAGGQDSGPGPYDFVLAGLGACTSMTMRMYADRKSLPLERVTVTLQHSKIHAEDCAECETKVGMLDQIDRVITIEGALDADQRQRLMEIADKCPVHRTLTSEVRIVTKAAD
- a CDS encoding sulfite oxidase-like oxidoreductase, with protein sequence MTDDNEPPPESKLTRSKERWAREGRFLTGKISRPEDQRLPPGQHLTKDWPTLDLGLTPNISRERWRLDVYGVVEQPIFWDFNQFTAQPQTKFLSDIHCVTTWSRYDNQWEGLATRDLLMACQPRDEARFVVLHSHDGYITNLSLEDFAAEDALLAHSWSGQPLEQEHGGPVRLVVPHLYFWKSAKWLQSIEFLSEDALGYWEVRGYHNRGDPWKEERYSGD